One part of the Cyprinus carpio isolate SPL01 chromosome A25, ASM1834038v1, whole genome shotgun sequence genome encodes these proteins:
- the LOC109080075 gene encoding uncharacterized protein LOC109080075 — translation MELEAEGAHHKFIFVDEAGFNLCKVRRRGRNIIGQRATVTVPGQRGANITMCAAISNDGVLCHIPTIGPYNTERLITFLDALKELLITPEERGLLRPGMTLYVIIWDNVAFHHSRLVNEWFAAQPRIMIQFLPAYSPFLNPIEEFFSAWRWKVYDHRPYEQMPLLEAMNAGCLAIGAEDCQGWIRHARRYFPWCIARENIQCDVDENLWHNRQERMD, via the coding sequence ATGGAGCTTGAAGCTGAAGGGGCacatcacaaattcatttttgtggatgAAGCCGGCTTCAACCTCTGTAAAGTGAGGCGACGCGGGAGGAACATCATTGGGCAGAGGGCCACTGTCACAGTGCCAGGTCAGAGGGGTGCCAATATCACCATGTGTGCTGCCATCTCCAATGATGGAGTCCTTTGCCACATACCAACTATTGGCCCATACAATACAGAACGCCTCATCACATTTCTTGATGCATTGAAAGAATTACTGATTACACCCGAAGAGAGAGGGCTGTTGAGGCCTGGCATGACTCTGTATGTCATAATTTGGGACAATGTGGCTTTCCACCACTCTCGCCTTGTGAATGAATGGTTTGCAGCACAGCCTCGTATTATGATACAATTCCTCCCTGCATACTCGCCTTTTCTGAACCCAATCGAGGAGTTCTTCTCTGCTTGGAGGTGGAAGGTGTATGATCACCGGCCATATGAGCAGATGCCCCTCCTGGAGGCAATGAATGCTGGTTGCCTGGCAATAGGTGCAGAGGACTGCCAGGGATGGATACGCCATGCAAGGAGGTATTTCCCTTGGTGCATTGCAAGGGAAAACATTCAATGCGATGTTGATGAGAACCTGTGGCATAATCGTCAAGAACGAATGGACTAA